TACGTAGTAATCGGCGTGCCCCCGGCAGGGAAGATGGAAGGGGAGCTGCCCACGAAGATCGGCGATAACGCGGTGATTCGCTCTCACACGGTTATTTACGCGGGCAACGTGATCGGCAAGAACTTCCAGACAGGCCACGGGGTCCTTGTCCGGGAGGAGAACGAGATCGGCGACAACGTCAGCATCGGAAGCCATTCCGTCATCGAGCACCATGTGAAGATCGGTAACGGGGTTCGTATCCACTCCCAGGCGTTTGTGCCTGAATACTCGATCCTCGAGGACGGGTGTTGGATCGGCCCCAATGTAGTGCTCACCAACGCCAAGTATCCCCTCTCCCCGGATGCCAAGAAGAACCTGAAGGGACCCACGATCCGCGCGGGGGCTAAGATCGGGGCCAACGCCACGGTCCTCCCTGGTGTGACGATCGGACGCAACGCCCTGGTCGGCGCTGGCTCCGTCGTGGTAGAGGACGTTCCGGATGGGAAGGTCGTAGCTGGTAATCCGGCTCGGGTGATCAAAGACGTGTCCGAGATCGCAGCGTATCAGCGCAACGTTTGACCTGTACGGGAGACGGCCTATGGCGAAAATCCCTCTGGTGGACCTGAAAGCCCAGTACCAGACCATTCAGGCCGAGATCGACGACGCCATCCACCGCGTCATCGAGAAGACGGCCTTTATTTTGGGAGAGGAGGTTGAGGCCTTCGAGAAAGAGTTCGCAGCCTACTGCGGTGCCGAGTATTGCGTGGGCGTAGCCTCGGGCACCGCAGCTCTGCATCTTGCCCTGCTCGCCTGCGGCGTAGGTCCCGGGGACGAGGTCATCACCACGCCCTTTACGTTCATCGCCACGGCCGAAGCGATCACCCACTGCGGGGCGAGGCCCGTCTTCGTCGACATTGATCCCGAGACATGCCTCCTCGATCCCGGCAAGGTGGAGGCAGCGATCACGCCCTCGACCAAGGCCATCCTACCCGTGCACCTTTACGGTCAGCCTGCAGATATGGATCCGATTCGAGATATCGCGCGCCGCCACGGGCTGCGGGTGGT
The sequence above is drawn from the candidate division KSB1 bacterium genome and encodes:
- a CDS encoding acetyltransferase gives rise to the protein MTYRLYPNVVLGRDVKLGDYVVIGVPPAGKMEGELPTKIGDNAVIRSHTVIYAGNVIGKNFQTGHGVLVREENEIGDNVSIGSHSVIEHHVKIGNGVRIHSQAFVPEYSILEDGCWIGPNVVLTNAKYPLSPDAKKNLKGPTIRAGAKIGANATVLPGVTIGRNALVGAGSVVVEDVPDGKVVAGNPARVIKDVSEIAAYQRNV